The Plectropomus leopardus isolate mb unplaced genomic scaffold, YSFRI_Pleo_2.0 unplaced_scaffold14225, whole genome shotgun sequence genome includes the window AAATACCTTCAGCACACCGCGGGTCTCTTCATAGATGAGACCAGAGATACGCTTGACTCCACCACGACGAGCCAGGCGGCGGATAGCGGGTTTGGTGATTCCCTGGATGTTATCACGGAGCACTTTACGGTGACGCTTAGCGCCTCCTTTGCCGAGTCCCTTTCCTCCTTTGCCACGTCCAGACATACTGTTTCGTCTAAGTAAGATAAAACTGATGCTCTAGCGATGAAAACGTCAGGATTTAAACTCATTCTGCGGACGTAGTTGAAGAAAAGCAGAACAACGGTCGAGTTTCCTTTTCCACTTTATGACTGTAACCCACTGAATTTccggttaagaaaaaaaaaaacgatccttcacaataaaagcgaTAACATTTACTGTGGCATTTCTACTGCTCTCGGAattcctttatttattatttatttattattatttatttcaagaaTTAAATGTAAGTCACGTCGAACGTTGGCttaattaattagaaaaaataagCTCCTATAATAATTATTACTACTACAGTTATATATTGCAAAACCCCATAGTATAATTAGTTGTAATAACCTTAGTACCATTTTATGATTCTGATTAACCAATGTTCATTGCAATATATGTGTATTgatcaaattaaacaaaacaaaagcaaagtgCACAAACATCATCACACCACTGAAACATCAAAATGCCCCCCGTAGAGAATTAATGCTATCAGACACTTTGCAATGTAAGGACCCTCACAGTGACAGATGTGTATACATGCAACCAAATATATGTTATTGGGCATTTTATGATGGAAAAACAGTAAGCAGCTCCTTTAGAGCACGTGGACAATTTATAGATGTGTGGGGCTTGACAATGCATGTTACTTTTTAAGTGTATATACACTTGATAATGTGCTGTTGTTTATCAAGGACCAAAACAAGGTAATAATTACTGAATCAAATACATAACTTGTTTAACTAAAAGAATATTGTCTCTGGAAATAAGTGGGTGGCTCTTAAAAGAGCCTTTGGATCATTGAATGCTAAGCGGACGTTTATTTGCTCTTAGCGGGCTTATCGGTCTTCTTAGGCAGCAGGACAGCCTGGATGTTGGGCAGCACACCACCCTGAGCGATGGTCACTCCACCCAACAGTTTGTTGAGCTCCTCATCGTTGCGGACAGCCAGCTGCAGGTGTCGGGGGATGATCCTGGTCTTTTTGTTGTCGCGGGCTGCGTTTCCAGCCAACTCCAAGATCTCAGCTGTCAGGTACTCAAGCACGGCCGCCAAATAAACAGGAGCTCCAGCACCGACTCGCTCCGCGTAGTTTCCTTTACGGAGCAATCTATGAACACGGCCAACAGGAAACTGCAACCCAGCACGGGAAGAGCGAGTCTTGGCCTTCGCTCTAGTTTTTCCTGATTTACCTCTTCCAGACATTTTTAGTTGTGTATCTTGAAAGTACTAACTTCGAAATAAGAATGCGTAATGGGCTTTTTGGCAGCCCACTATATATAGCTACCAAACTGGTGTCTCATTGGTCCGCTTCAGCAGAGTAGTAGCGTCCAATCAGAAAAGACTACAAACCCCGCGGTGAATACACGACTTCCGCTCTAAAGAACGTTGGACTTACAAAATAAGATatcactgataaaaaaataaaacactgtgcCAATTCACccatatttcagatttttgcagATCCATTTGGGGAATAAAACAACGATAACAGCActccattctttttttaaaatgaagagtTGGCCTGATCTACTCAGTATAAAGGCCTGTCACCATATGTATAACTCATGTGCATCAGTgcttaagtcattttaaaaaatggagccCCGATACCTCAATTCACAATGGCAACTGCTGAGATAAAGAAACCACActacagcagctgcagagagaaaaatcgTAGCATACAGGTGAAAAAGTGGTGGATTgaataaatgttgattttcaTTTAGGTGCAATCCCGCATGGGGGAAGCagctaaaaatgaaatataaaaacatcattcatAAAGGTAAGGCATATTTTGCTCGACCATGATTGCAGGCCGACCTCACtttgattttattcatatttgacgttaaacaaagtaaatattcattcagtggCTATTTCAACATGTAGTTATTTAAACCCCCAATGTGTTTTAACACACGTCCACTCGCCTAATATCCTGCTGAGTGAATTAACATTTGATATTGATATAAGGCTCACACCGTCAACACAAATATTAACTTGACTTATGGGACTGACTTACTATGATGATTGAATATTAGATTATGGTGCATACAAATATGGGgatggtacttttattttgctaacagatatttgattattgatttttttttagtatactGTCTTTTATTATATAGtggtattttaactttttggatgctttttgaattaaagttattattgaagtattgctttattttattgtttttaatatattcattttattctattttatccATACTGGAGCCATTGATTTGTGGACTTAAATCTTGGTGTTGTGTATATGGTTAGGTTCAcagagtcagttaccatggtgattgaCTCAGCTTGACTTGACTCTCTTTCTGAAGCAGATAACAGTTTCCCTCATCTCAGGGTTAACATACTACATAGACTTGTCATATAACCTGCTTTCTGGAATACCCCTTTGCTAACTCTGACATATTTACAATTGTATTTGATTGTGAGATTCATCAATATGCTGTCCATCTACAATAATCAATAAACTTATTttaccctctgaaacctgcagacactccttttcttcttttacaagcatttaaacctttgaatcctgagcaagtTGTTTTGATTTaccctaaaaataaaacacgcATCCTTGCAAGCAATGTCCCTCAGactgcaagaaataagaaaaaaactgacaagaaaataaattgagAATAAGAGAAAAGTTTtgataaaacaaacagtttttaaaaatggggaaaaacaggcaaaataTCCAGGAAACTAACtggttataaataaatatataaagtttaTTTCGTTTgtaatttagcatgttttcttggtattttccttttttgcactaatttgtgttattttttttatttaccaattACCTGTATTTGACAGCCAATTAATTCAGGTTTGAAGGTGTTAATTATAGCTGCTTTATCAATACATGCTtactcaaaacacaaacaaatattcaaCAGAAATATGCTCCTCTGAGGATTTGGATGGCTCTTACAAGAGCCTCTTAAATAGGTGAAGCAAAAATGATATATTCAAtggtattattgttattattcagcTCCACAGATTTCATGTGTTCTCATTAaggcctcctcctcttcctcttcctcttcctctttctttatAATCACTTCAATCATCTGGTCCCGTTTGTCCTCGGCTTTCTCAGACTCTTCCGTCTCACTGGACATTTCCGCTGAGGATTTACCCGTTTTGGCCTTTTCAACTTTCTTATTGACCTTATAAGACCCGGACGCTCCGGTTCCTCTCATCTGCACCAAAGACCCGTTTGCCAGCAACTGCTTCACGGACTTTTTGATGTACCGGACGTTGAGCTCCACGTCGTATCCCTGACCggctaattctttttttaaggggACGAAAGACATACCTTTACGGTCTTTCGAGGCGCTCACCGCTCTGTAGACGAGGTCGGTGGCGCACAGGACTCTGCATCTCGCccgctttcttttctttttaacgGGCTGCACCGTCATCCACTCACTGTGATCTGTCCACTGAGAGTCCCGGGGCAGCACAGCGAGACGGGTATTTATACAGCCGATGAGAACCGTGGAGACTCAGCCCAATCTCTCAGTCCTCTGCTGTGGCAGAAACACTGTGCAACTTGTGCTTTCTTCTCGCCAATAAACGTGTAAAATACTAATTTAGAGAACGCAATTAAGTCTATAATTAAATTGAACTGATGCAGAAGACGTTCCTCGTCATATATATGCCACATTAAGGCTTATACTCCATGAGAAGTCTTTAAACTTTGCTCATCTGCTGCTGAGTGAGATGCTGTTGC containing:
- the LOC121964151 gene encoding histone H2A-like, translated to MSGRGKSGKTRAKAKTRSSRAGLQFPVGRVHRLLRKGNYAERVGAGAPVYLAAVLEYLTAEILELAGNAARDNKKTRIIPRHLQLAVRNDEELNKLLGGVTIAQGGVLPNIQAVLLPKKTDKPAKSK
- the LOC121964150 gene encoding histone H1.5-like; the protein is MTVQPVKKKRKRARCRVLCATDLVYRAVSASKDRKGMSFVPLKKELAGQGYDVELNVRYIKKSVKQLLANGSLVQMRGTGASGSYKVNKKVEKAKTGKSSAEMSSETEESEKAEDKRDQMIEVIIKKEEEEEEEEEALMRTHEICGAE